The following proteins are co-located in the Aquarana catesbeiana isolate 2022-GZ linkage group LG02, ASM4218655v1, whole genome shotgun sequence genome:
- the LOC141126526 gene encoding odorant receptor 131-2-like: protein MKLTIVQWNMTHMLTQSEGYDVISRTILMMVTLLCFFLFIFFVGALLSVFFTTPYIQENARYILFAHILINDTLYLTLGMLFLFTVLSSVYFPTPLCCFILAVIAASFRVTPYNLAVMSLERYIAICFPLRHLQFCTARRAKSAIAVIWIVGFSPSIADFVTIVYSVEGSFFSIAVICGPPMLTISPLQNEIRSFAHFFSFSLVALIILFTYVKVMLVARRLGSRQSSALKAARTVLLHVFQLILCMVSFISTVLETTIPGYNSDLRIAGFLIFTCLPRFLSPLIYGIRDEVFRKYIGKFYHTVFSPFIAYFMK from the coding sequence ATGAAGCTAACAATTGTTCAGTGGAATATGACACACATGTTAACCCAGTCGGAGGGGTATGATGTGATATCCCGTACGATTCTCATGATGGTGACTCTATTGTGCTTCTTCCTTTTCATTTTCTTCGTTGGAGCTCTTCTCAGCGTTTTCTTCACCACTCCTTACATCCAGGAAAACGCTCGCTACATTCTCTTTGCTCATATTCTCATCAATGACACGTTATATCTTACCCTGGGAATGTTATTCTTGTTTACCGTTCTAAGCAGTGTATACTTCCCCACGCCCCTTTGCTGCTTTATTCTTGCCGTTATTGCGGCTTCCTTTAGAGTTACGCCATATAACTTGGCTGTCATGTCTCTGGAACGATACATTGCCATATGTTTCCCATTGAGACACTTGCAATTCTGTACAGCGAGAAGAGCTAAATCAGCAATAGCAGTAATTTGGATCGTAGGATTTTCCCCAAGCATTGCAGACTTTGTAACCATCGTGTACTCGGTGGAAGGaagttttttttctattgctgTGATCTGCGGTCCTCCAATGTTAACCATCAGCCCCTTACAAAATGAGATACGTTCATTTGCCCATTTTTTTAGTTTCAGCCTTGTGGCCTTAATCATTTTATTTACCTACGTGAAAGTCATGCTGGTAGCCAGGAGATTGGGTTCACGGCAGTCATCTGCCCTCAAGGCTGCAAGGACAGTCTTGCTTCATGTGTTCCAGCTAATACTTTGCATGGTATCCTTCATCTCTACTGTTCTAGAAACAACCATTCCTGGATATAATTCTGACCTACGCATCGCTGGTTTTCTAATATTTACCTGTTTGCCCAGATTCCTCAGTCCCTTGATTTACGGAATAAGAGATGAAGTGTTTCGTAAATATATAGGAAAGTTTTACCATACTGTATTTTCTCCCTTCATCGCTTACTTTATGAAATAA